One genomic window of Salvelinus alpinus chromosome 17, SLU_Salpinus.1, whole genome shotgun sequence includes the following:
- the LOC139542765 gene encoding bromodomain adjacent to zinc finger domain protein 2A-like isoform X2: MEANNHFNYGTHSSVSVNSGLKLSSGDSVYTNGSSMSFPQQEKNMNGEMNVNGSTTVIGSSVPGSQPPTAPYPHMSNHHHQSSMGYDYLWGGQPQYSPAMSLSPGHGMHQKQPPTGVMQQQSQQHFQGHGQYQLNGGMPGSRQPPVVPPPNMTLTGGQYWNRVIPGQQQSSGAMAMGYNSHSVYGAYQSQVHSGIAPSQHHQQQPPQPPSHQQTQQHHHHHQQQQPQHYSMVSNGIPYYQHQPQHPPLPAPQPQAQMMPPTSQNFTPPRGSPQHHQMGRGGTGSPLPMAVSSVPMMSPSTMADSGSPQSQTRERSPHGGSVAMPAVMQGRMSEAFKDVDKGYNGMERASVAQRLPKSDSYPPKLHGPPMGPTSDYCQRSKQPMAQHHEMTTLARESALPEPPHSMSAPPPVVSTPPSAKAATPPRVSAPPAVSMAHMNPSGPPAVSSSSVTSTPPRNSAPPVYSAPSPPVLGPPPRLSSPPLMLQGLRPFPVSVSTLPSVVSPPSSVSAPPPKPPAFPPLLDKSSRPPSVSAPNPVSAPTPVSVAHQTAHTTSAPPAMVSPSTMVSAPPHSMSVPISALQQMVQGSRLPPLTSSPPALFGAPREKCWTSSSMSASAPSPAVSTPSVAVMAPPSAVSRPHSAVSSCSISVSSLSQSVSTCPPAVSAPLTVSVSVVSSFPKEVSMPPLTVQGPRALPLSGPPPLTSQTSRAPPLSEPPALMSVPLAVMTAPLVVPSAPLLSAPPPPQAPKRMVPTEPEERCMGNMKDLSVEADTVKTSSKIDSAGSPTRQCEKHSNKPLTVIPGTTLHPKNQEDSSGEQVCAEKNDTTPMRGADIPLEICVTDESTVDESFDESLQAESIRLDSTRMEDASFTEEDDISNNSSFDDASRFDDTSGLDDTSRMNYTSRLDDISRVDSDNSRFDDTSRTDDDISRFDDSSRVDGNKSLFDYSARMDDSARMDDTSHVGDTTMDSSFSSVEDSRELTLDDTQSENVSRAEETMDSCLSTKESMLESSLNNTSQMQDSSVDLSQNDISRSSSNGPAKPTPAYKGDREAEVWDIPDSTGTTSTKASAATIMAPSVIMDKGKHTAALSALVESLVGAPLLPLAAPAVPTTGQKTKTPRKPRKPRTQAASIPVPQAPGKAQRKSAIKIPKVEKIKVERRRKKKKLEVGENKEKGPPRKRKKKIEPVAATGEPEHSAEGLLPGQSGPVTTIGKPCLTSGETPPVIKPKKVRVKKVSVLEPKPHKITKMDIDTKPNDDDNNVNDGDDSSTAGDTPRRRIATEEQVYFPLLHGWRREIRVKKNEDRLKGETWYYSPCGRRMKQFPEVIKYLNRHQDTAVTREHFSFSPRMPVGDFYEERDSTEGVKWCLLANEEVPSMIMAITGRRGRPPNPDKDMPRPRARRTKGGPVRKPGRPPKPKMADLLSKVDARMLKRLEAKDGLTEEDKEKLVKIKKKMKRKARMKRKEDNKNKKIRQEKKQAKLDKEIKEVKAEPADQEASQPAPPQLSAPEPKKRGPRKKVEVPPPVVETDQERLAKGKRVLGARSKAKALAKAQAEAEAAAQAALAAKKQVERRAQAQRRLEERRRQQMILEELKKPTEDMCLTDHQPLPELSRIPGLVLSGVAFSHCLAVVEFLYSYGKVLGLHIPSDVPSLSTLQEGLLGLGDSQSEVQDLLIKLVEAALHDPGLPPYYQSVKILGEKLVDLELTRSTVSEGLRIFLESHGFDMEVCNVLRTKTFLTLNPDTKAAILGFLVEELNGSNIVISEIDNTLENRATYRKNKWIIEGKLRKLKAALARRTGRSEEELYLEERRRSARVAEEENLSLEEGSGPMERGSRRRTPKEEPKLSETDSPTNASIPELERQIDKLTKRQVFFRKKLLQSSHSLRAVSLGQDRFRRRYWLLPHLGGVLVEGPEEILATEDILVKEVPVTLLKREPKVEEMPTTTPAPPASSPQSQTSLPPKEDPLPGTASLMSSPRARGRPRKIKPEVELHLRTAKCRRRRRSSKSGGEESVPGVSPETTTTNRTEDLTQSVFSNCLSQLQGALTNGTEPATGTAPKGRLPEDSVKEMAEKQGQWFNLLPKQPCDKTSLTEPQTPPSKEPKHIPLTPSTLPALAAPLLQSVPDPTPQVTPSPAKPGRRRRRGGSPARRVGARAAAAKRRGRPSSTLFQETEQQYFTQLVVKPIPASMVRGWWWIKEPEDLTATLQALHPRGIREKVLHKHLAKHMEYLAEVCTRPINDPIFQVKVKEGEALLESLQQPWQVQERALETDVGALRWVEDLEQRVIAADLHLKMAPQNGRSDTDNNTETPAAGFQPYTVPEVDSTREDLQYYEHDVDPRDDWIVRTKKEWSDLPRVASHPLDLAVLRLANLERNIDRRYLKEPLWNLAEVVRLAPLTPEESQMDVMSLESEITPRLRTWRQALDRCRSAPQLCLCLLQLEKAIAWERSVVKVTCQVCRKGDNDEYLLLCDGCDRGCHMYCLRPKVTQVPEGDWFCPTCVSKASDGESPRSNHRSSKQRTRVKKRRYEDDSSDEEAVPSRRSGGGASMATRHKDGGPASSSRYSGDGGRTACFSPAKRRRMTTRNQPDLTYCEIILMEMESHADAWPFLEPVNPRVVPGYRRIIKNPMDFLTMRERLLQGGYCSCEEFAADAHLVFNNCELFNEDTSEVGMAGHSMKRFFENRWAEFYASKDQ; this comes from the exons ATGGAGGCGAACAACCACTTCAACTATGGCACCCACTCCTCTGTGTCTGTTAACTCAGGACTGAAACTCTCCTCAGGGGATTCTGTCTATACTAACGGGTCCTCCATGAGTTTCCCTCAGCAGGAGAAGA ATATGAACGGCGAAATGAATGTGAATGGCAGCACTACTGTAATTGGGTCCAGTGTGCCTGGCTCCCAACCTCCAACAGCCCCATACCCTCATATGagcaaccaccaccaccagagtAGCATGGGCTACGACTACCTGTGGGGAGGACAGCCACAGTACAGCCCAGCCATGAGCTTGTCTCCTGGGCATGGCATGCACCAGAAGCAGCCTCCCACTGGGGTGATGCAGCAACAGAGCCAGCAGCATTTCCAGGGTCACGGACAGTACCAACTGAACGGGGGCATGCCTGGGTCCCGTCAGCCCCCCGTGGTGCCCCCCCCAAACATGACTCTTACAGGGGGTCAGTACTGGAACAGGGTTATCCCGGGGCAACAGCAGAGCAGCGGAGCCATGGCAATGGGGTATAACTCGCACAGCGTGTACGGGGCCTACCAAAGCCAGGTGCACTCTGGGATTGCACCCTCACAGCATCACCAGCAGCAGCCTCCACAGCCACCCTCtcaccaacagacacagcaacaccaccaccaccaccagcagcagcaaCCTCAGCACTACAGCATGGTGTCCAATGGGATTCCCTACTACCAGCACCAGCCCCAGCACCCACCTCTTCCCGCTCCACAACCTCAGGCTCAGATGATGCCCCCTACCTCACAGAATTTCACCCCTCCACGGGGAAGCCCCCAGCACCACCAGATGGGCCGGGGGGGCACAGGCAGCCCCCTCCCCATGGCGGTGTCCTCTGTCCCCATGATGTCACCCTCGACAATGGCGGATAGTGGATCGCCCCAGAGccagaccagggagaggagtcCCCATGGTGGTTCTGTAGCGATGCCGGCTGTCATGCAAG GGCGGATGAGTGAAGCGTTTAAGGATGTGGATAAAGGCTACAATGGGATGGAGAGGGCGTCTGTCGCCCAGCGGCTGCCTAAAAGCGACAGCTACCCTCCCAAGCTCCATGGACCTCCCATGGGGCCCACCAGTGACTACTGCCAGCGCTCCAAGCAGCCAATGGCCCAGCACCATGAAATGACAACCTTAGCGAGGGAGTCTGCGCTGCCTGAGCCTCCACACTCGATGTCGGCGCCTCCCCCTGTGGTTTCCACACCTCCTTCAGCTAAGGCAGCAACCCCTCCTAGGGTCTCTGCACCTCCTGCAGTGTCTATGGCTCATATGAATCCCTCAGGGCCTCCTGCTGTTTCATCTTCCTCCGTTACTTCTACGCCTCCCCGAAACTCAGCGCCTCCCGTGTACTCTGCTCCTTCTCCCCCTGTGCTCGGGCCTCCTCCCAGGCTGTCGTCACCGCCTCTGATGTTACAAGGCCTAAGACCTTTTCCAGTGTCTGTGTCCACACTCCCATCAGTCGTATCGCCTCCCTCCTCAGTGTCTGCACCTCCTCCTAAGCCACCTGCATTTCCTCCTTTACTGGACAAATCCTCTAGACCTCCATCTGTGTCTGCTCCCAATCCAGTCAGTGCGCCTACCCCAGTGTCTGTGGCACATCAGACTGCTCACACTACATCTGCACCTCCTGCAATGGTCTCGCCTTCTACCATGGTGTCTGCTCCCCCGCACTCCATGTCTGTGCCTATCTCTGCTCTTCAACAGATGGTCCAAGGATCCAGACTACCTCCTCTGACTTCTTCTCCCCCTGCTTTATTTGGAGCACCTAGAGAGAAATGTTGGACTTCGTCATCAATGTCTGCATCTGCGCCTTCCCCAGCGGTGTCTACTCCCTCGGTGGCAGTCATGGCACCTCCCTCAGCAGTGTCCAGGCCTCATTCGGCAGTCAGTTCATGTTCTATATCAGTGTCCTCACTTTCTCAATCAGTGTCTACTTGTCCCCCAGCAGTTTCTGCCCCTCTCacagtgtctgtgtctgtagtgtCCTCCTTTCCAAAGGAGGTGTCAATGCCTCCTCTAACAGTCCAAGGCCCTAGAGCTCTACCTTTGTCTGGACCTCCTCCTCTCACATCCCAAACCTCCAGAGCTCCTCCATTGTCTGAGCCACCTGCCTTGATGTCTGTGCCTCTTGCAGTGATGACTGCTCCTCTTGTGGTCCCATCTGCGCCTCTACTATccgcccctcctcctccacaagcTCCTAAACGGATGGTTCCCACAGAGCCAGAGGAGCGATGCATGGGGAacatgaaggatctctctgtagaAGCAGACACAGTCAAAACATCATCAAAGATTGATTCCGCAGGGTCTCCGACTCGTCAATGtgaaaaacactcaaacaaacccCTCACAGTTATTCCTGGGACGACACTGCACCCCAAGAACCAAGAGGACTCCTCTGGGGAGCAAGTTTGTGCTGAGAAAAATGACACCACCCCGATGAGAGGTGCAGACATTCCCCTGGAGATCTGTGTGACGGATGAGTCAACAGTTGATGAGTCCTTTGACGAGTCCTTGCAGGCGGAGTCCATACGCCTCGACAGCACCAGGATGGAAGACGCCAGCTTCACTGAGGAAGATGACATCAGTAACAACTCGTCATTCGACGATGCCTCTCGGTTTGACGATACTTCTGGACTTGACGATACCTCTCGCATGAATTACACATCTCGATTGGATGACATCTCTCGCGTGGATAGTGATAACTCTCGGTTTGACGATACCTCTCGCACGGATGATGACATTTCCCGCTTTGACGACAGCTCTCGCGTAGATGGCAACAAATCTCTATTTGACTACAGCGCTCGCATGGATGACAGCGCTCGCATGGATGACACATCACATGTTGGAGACACTACAATGGATAGCAGCTTCTCCTCTGTGGAGGACTCTAGGGAATTGACTCTGGATGATACCCAGTCAGAGAACGTTTCTCGGGCAGAGGAGACCATGGACAGCTGCCTGAGCACCAAGGAGTCCATGCTGGAGTCCTCTCTGAACAACACCTCTCAGATGCAGGACTCCAGTGTTGACTTGTCCCAAAATGACATCTCTCGGTCAAGCTCAAATGGCCCTGCCAAACCAACCCCAGCCTACAAAG GTGACCGTGAGGCGGAGGTCTGGGATATACCAGACTCCACTGGCACCACCAGCACCAAGGCCAGTGCTGCTACCATCATGGCACCATCTGTTATCATGGATAAAGGCAAGCACACAGCGGCTCTCAGTGCCCTGGTGGAAAGCCTGGTTGGAGCCCCGCTCCTGCCCCTAGCTGCCCCAGCCGTGCCCACGACTGGCCAAAAGACCAAAACACCAAGGAAACCCAGGAAGCCACGCACTCAAGCAGCCTCCATTCCCG TTCCCCAGGCCCCTGGGAAAGCCCAGCGGAAGTCTGCTATTAAAATTCCAAAGGTAGAGAAGAtaaaggtagagaggaggaggaagaagaagaagcttGAGGTAGGAGAGAACAAGGAAAAGGGACCACCTagaaagagaaagaagaagaTTGAACCAGTAGCAGCCACAGGAGAGCCTGAACATTCTGCTGAAGGCCTACTTCCTGGTCAAAGtggaccagtcactaccattggtAAACCATGTCTGACCAGTGGCGAGACCCCACCAGTGATCAAACCCAAGAAAGTTAGAGTCAAGAAAGTAAGTGTTCTGGAGCCGAAGccacacaaaataacaaaaatggaCATTGACACTAAACCCAATGATGATGACAATAACGTCAACGACGGAGACGACAGTTCCACTGCGG GTGACACTCCTAGAAGGAGGATAGCAACAGAGGAGCAGGTTTACTTCCCTCTGCTCCACGG CTGGAGGAGGGAGATCCGGGTCAAGAAGAATGAGGACCGACTCAAGGGGGAGACCTGGTACTACAGCCCCTGTGGGAGGAGGATGAAGCAGTTTCCTGAAGTCATCAAG TATCTGAACAGGCACCAGGACACTGCTGTGACCAGGGAACACTTCAGCTTCAGCCCCCGCATGCCCGTAGGAGACTTCTACGAGGAGAGggactccactgag GGAGTGAAATGGTGCCTACTGGCCAATGAGGAGGTGCCCTCCATGATCATGGCCATCACAGGCCGACGTGGCCGACCTCCGAACCCTGACAAAGATATGCCCCGGCCCCGAGCTCGTCGTACCAAGGGTGGGCCAGTCCGAAAGCCCGGGAGGCCGCCCAAACCCAAGATGGCGGACCTGCTGAGCAAGGTGGACGCCAGAATGCTGAAGAGGCTAGAGGCCAAGG ATGGTCTGACTGAGGAGGACAAGGAGAAACTTGTCAAAATCAAGAAGAAAATGAAGAGAAAG GCAAGGATGAAAAGAAAGGAGGATAACAAGAATAAAAAGATCCGACAGGAGAAAAAGCAAGcgaag CTGGACAAAGAGATCAAGGAGGTGAAGGCTGAACCAGCCGACCAGGAGGCCTCACAGCCGGCCCCACCACAGCTATCCGCCCCTGAGCCCAAGAAGCGCGGCCCTAGGAAGAAGGTTGAGGTGCCGCCACCGGTTGTGGAGACGGACCAGGAGAGGTTGGCCAAGGGGAAAAGGGTGCTGGGGGCCAGGAGTAAGGCCAAGGCCCTGGCTAAAGCCCAGGCAGAGGCGGAGGCTGCAGCCCAGGCAGCCCTGGCAGCTAAGAAGCAGGTGGAGAGGAGGGCCCAGGCCCAGAGacggctggaggagaggaggagacagcagATGATCCTGGAGGAGCTGAAGAAGCCCACTGAGGACATGTGTCTCACAGACCACCAGCCCCTTCCGGAGCTGTCTCGGATCCCTGGCTTGGTTCTTTCTGGCGTGGCCTTCTCCCACTGCCTGGCTGTGGTGGAGTTCCTGTACAGCTATGGCAAAGTGCTGGGCCTCCACATCCCCAGTGATGTGCCTAGCCTCAGCACCCTGCAGGAGGGCCTCCTGGGCCTGGGAGACAGTCAAAGCGAGGTCCAGGATCTGCTCATAAAGTTGGTGGAGGCCGCACTACACGACCCAGGCCTGCCACCCTACTACCAG tcggTGAAGATCCTAGGGGAGAAGCTGGTGGACCTGGAGCTGACTCGCAGCACAGTGTCTGAGGGCCTGAGGATCTTCCTGGAGTCCCATGGCTTTGACATGGAGGTGTGCAACGTGCTGCGGACCAAGACCTTCCTCACCCTCAACCCCGACACCAAAGCTGCCATCCTGGGCTTCCTGGTGGAGGAGCTCAACGGCAGCAACATTGTCATAAG TGAGATTGACAACACACTGGAAAACAGGGCTACTTACAGGAAGAATAAGTGGATCATCGAGGGGAAATTGCGCAA ACTGAAGGCAGCTCTAGCACGGCGTACGGGGCGGTCTGAGGAGGAGCTCTATCTAGAGGAGAGGAGGCGCAGTGCCAGGGTGGCAGAGGAGGAGAACCTCAGTCTGGAAGAGGGCAGCGGCCCCATGGAGAGGGGCAGCCGCCGCCGCACACCCAAGGAGGAGCCCAAACTGAGTGAA ACTGACAGTCCCACCAACGCCAGCATTCCAGAGTTGGAGAGGCAGATCGATAAGCTAACCAAG CGACAGGTGTTTTTCCGTAAGAAGCTGCTCCAGTCCTCCCACTCCCTGCGGGCGGTGTCTCTGGGCCAGGACCGGTTCCGCCGGAGATACTGGCTCCTGCCCCACCTGGGAGGGGTGCTGGTGGAGGGGCCTGAGGAGATCCTAG cAACAGAAGATATCCTGGTGAAGGAGGTGCCCGTCACTCTTCTGAAGAGGGAACCcaaagtggaggagatgcccactaccaCCCCTGCCccccctgcctcctctccccAGTCCCAGACCTCCTTGCCCCCTAAAGAGGACCCTCTCCCCGGCACCGCCTCTCTTATGAGCAGTCCCAGGGCCCGGGGTCGCCCCCGCAAGATCAAACCAGAGGTGGAGCTACACCTCCGCACCGCCAAGTGTCGCCGCCGTCGCCGTAGCAGCAAGTCTGGCGGGGAGGAGTCGGTGCCAGGCGTTTCCCCGgagaccaccaccaccaatagAACAGAAGACCTCACTCAGTCCGTTTTCAGTAACTGTCTCAGCCAATTGCAGGGCGCCTTAACCAATGGGACGGAGCCAGCAACAGGGACGGCACCTAAAGGCAGACTACCAGAGGATAGCGTGAAAGAGATGGCGGAGAAACAGGGGCAGTGGTTCAACCTGCTGCCAAAACAGCCTTGTGACAAAACCTCTCTGACAGAACCTCAGACCCCCCCCAGCAAGGAACCCAAGCACATCCCTCTGACCCCCAGCACCCTGCCCGCCCTTGCTGCTCCACTGCTGCAG tctgTACCAGACCCCACACCCCAGGTGACCCCCAGCCCAGCCAAACCAGGGCGGAGGCGGAGGAGGGGAGGCAGTCCCGCCCGCAGGGTTGGAGCTAGAGCGGCTGCAGCTAAGCGTCGTGGCCGCCCTTCTTCCACACTCTTCCAGGAGACAGAGCAACAGTACTTCACTCAGCTCGTGGTCAAGCCCATTCCAGCAT CAATGGTGCGTGGCTGGTGGTGGATAAAGGAGCCTGAGGACCTGACGGCCACCCTGCAGGCCCTGCACCCACGAGGCATCCGGGAGAAGGTGCTCCACAAACACTTGGCCAAACATATGGAGTACCTGGCTGAGGTCTGCACACGGCCCATCAACG ACCCTATATTCCAGGTGAAGGTGAAGGAGGGAGAGGCCCTGTTAGAGTCCCTGCAGCAGCCATGGCAGGTCCAGGAGCGGGCCCTGGAGACAGATGTCGGAGCCCTCCGCTGGGTGGAGGACCTGGAGCAGAGGGTCATTGCCGCCGACCTGCATCTCAAG ATGGCTCCTCAGAATGGAAGGAGCGACACTGACAATAACACGGAAACGCCAGCCGCAGGATTCCAG CCCTACACAGTTCCAGAGGTGGACTCCACGCGTGAAGACCTGCAGTACTACGAGCATGATGTGGACCCCCGGGACGACTGGATCGTGCGGACCAAGAAGGAGTGGTCAGACCTGCCCCGTGTGGCCAGCCACCCGCTGGACCTGGCCGTCCTGCGCCTGGCCAACCTGGAGAGAAACATCGACCGGCGCTACCTGAAGGAGCCCCTCTGGAACCTGGCCGAGGTGGTGCGTCTCGCCCCCCTCACCCCCGAGGAGAGCCAGATGGACGTCATGAG TCTGGAGAGTGAGATCACCCCCAGATTGAGGACATGGCGTCAGGCCCTGGACCGCTGTCGGAGCGCCCCCCAGCTATGTCTGTGTCTGCTGCAGCTGGAGAAGGCCATCGCCTGGGAGAGATCTGTGGTCAAAGTG ACGTGTCAGGTGTGCAGGAAGGGGGATAATGATGAGTACCTGCTGCTGTGTGACGGCTGTGACCGTGGCTGCCACATGTACTGCCTGAGGCCAAAGGTCACCCAGGTGCCAGAGGGGGACTGGTTCTGCCCCACCTGCGTCTCCAAG GCCAGTGACGGTGAGTCACCACGTAGCAACCATCGCTCCTCCAAGCAGAGGACCCGGGTGAAGAAGAGGAGGTACGAAGACGACAGTTCTGACGAAGAGGCGGTGCCAAGCAGACGCAGCGGCGGTGGTGCTAGCATGGCAACACGGCATAAGGACGGTGGCCCTGCCTCATCCTCCCGTTACTCTGGAGATGGAGGACGCACAGCGTGCTTCTCACCCGCCAAGCGCCGCCGCATGACCACCCGCAACCAGCCCGACCTCACCTACTGCGA AATCATCCTGATGGAAATGGAGTCTCATGCTGACGCCTGGCCCTTCCTGGAACCCGTCAACCCCCGCGTGGTGCCCGGCTACCGACGCATCATCAAGAACCCCATGGACTTCCTCACCATGAGGGAGAGGCTGCTGCAGGGAGG GTACTGCAGCTGTGAGGAGTTTGCAGCAGACGCCCATCTGGTGTTCAACAACTGTGAGCTGTTCAACGAGGACACGTCCGAGGTGGGCATGGCCGGACACTCCATGAAGCGCTTCTTCGAGAACCGCTGGGCTGAGTTCTACGCGAGCAAGGACCAATAG